In the Haloferula helveola genome, one interval contains:
- a CDS encoding type II secretion system protein, with protein MKQTHRQTRRGFTLIELMVVIVIVAALVAISFVVGKRAIRASRTAAELSNLRQAALAVSAYSTDIGYFPAGYNWTSGKSWATATLEYTLGEGGGSIQGDTFRSPVLNVKVDPGADWTVTHFGGNPYVFADSGPPDRNTGEAAPKWRVTQNRLMRPAEQFLLCSMPPAGEDAQYKSAHAIAWAMRNMAGGGFPADGTVPKSNRNLAQKPLKLPDGLADEQQYNDLPDFFRFGDGKGMFVFADGHVERMAPGDLKQKHLAISY; from the coding sequence ATGAAGCAAACCCATCGTCAAACCCGTCGCGGTTTCACTCTCATCGAACTGATGGTCGTGATCGTGATCGTCGCGGCCCTCGTCGCGATCTCTTTCGTCGTCGGCAAGCGGGCCATCCGTGCCTCGCGCACCGCCGCCGAGCTCAGCAATCTCCGCCAGGCGGCTCTTGCGGTGAGCGCCTACTCGACCGACATCGGATACTTCCCCGCAGGCTACAACTGGACCTCGGGCAAGTCGTGGGCCACGGCAACCTTGGAGTACACGCTCGGCGAGGGTGGTGGATCGATCCAGGGTGACACCTTCCGTTCTCCGGTCCTGAACGTGAAAGTGGATCCGGGTGCTGACTGGACCGTTACTCATTTCGGTGGTAATCCGTATGTTTTCGCCGACTCGGGTCCGCCGGACCGGAATACCGGAGAAGCGGCGCCGAAGTGGCGCGTTACCCAGAACCGCCTGATGCGCCCGGCCGAGCAGTTCCTTCTTTGCAGCATGCCGCCCGCGGGTGAGGACGCCCAGTACAAGTCCGCGCACGCCATCGCTTGGGCGATGCGCAACATGGCGGGAGGCGGTTTTCCGGCCGATGGTACGGTTCCAAAAAGCAACCGTAACCTTGCCCAGAAGCCTCTGAAGCTGCCCGACGGCCTAGCCGATGAGCAGCAGTACAATGACCTTCCCGACTTCTTCCGCTTCGGCGACGGCAAGGGGATGTTCGTCTTCGCCGACGGCCACGTGGAGCGGATGGCTCCGGGTGACCTGAAGCAGAAGCATTTGGCAATTTCTTACTGA